A single genomic interval of Flavihumibacter rivuli harbors:
- a CDS encoding lmo0937 family membrane protein, whose product MGNLLYLVAVILIIGWAVGFFAFNAGAVIHILLVIALIAIILRIIQGRKPI is encoded by the coding sequence ATGGGAAATCTACTTTATCTGGTAGCCGTAATACTCATTATCGGCTGGGCAGTTGGTTTTTTTGCCTTTAATGCAGGTGCAGTTATCCATATTCTACTGGTAATTGCATTAATTGCCATTATACTAAGGATTATCCAGGGCAGAAAACCGATCTAG